In one window of Episyrphus balteatus chromosome 3, idEpiBalt1.1, whole genome shotgun sequence DNA:
- the LOC129916005 gene encoding ichor: MRFCRMNGPNESEVESLLMSPCWGQTQNGSQDQYLLDGHKLLLEHDLDSLPSESDQKGSLDVLDNLLMNSSSLGLSELKPLPPFTGYTGHLSINGISGHHYHAIAQRLPDESNNNYAQSAYHTTTNQSANNNNGGSSADQNIVSSSTCLPESVLSSDGNDACLSDVKLFADSQLDSKLYSVADSCVMSDQGPDSVSGVYVDMSSIDDIAAIIGSAIADTTVPNQLDNDDGNDTRDSWMDIDAWIDGNCIQQDGKLIVSQQDSLSEFVLPHSPVNTSNSTLQSLLTHGYMPLLQNRLQNGPPLGAIKSEAPSSTSYCNELTSSTSTSPPGSVVSTTDNMLINGNSRYLNSNPPQYSSISISSNSNAMKADGICSPDILGNYPHTTTVTPISTPKSKRQRSQKKSSSNNHQHQQTSSSSGSNSSGSQQMQQNSMSPSSVNFNTNDLSGLLGKEKPVHRCNICNRGFLNKSNIKVHLRTHTGEKPFRCDVCAKAFRQKAHLLKHQQIHKRIGRD, from the coding sequence ATGAGGTTTTGCAGAATGAACGGGCCTAATGAATCCGAAGTTGAAAGCCTCCTAATGAGTCCATGTTGGGGACAAACACAAAATGGAAGTCAAGACCAGTACCTGCTAGACGGACATAAGCTTCTCCTGGAGCATGATCTCGACTCACTACCCAGTGAATCAGATCAAAAAGGATCTCTAGATGTTCTCGATAACCTGCTTATGAATTCATCTTCCCTTGGACTTTCCGAACTCAAACCTCTGCCACCATTTACCGGCTATACCGGTCACCTGTCAATCAATGGCATATCAGGCCATCATTACCATGCAATTGCTCAGCGATTGCCAGATGAGAGCAATAACAATTATGCTCAAAGTGCTTACCACACAACAACAAATCAATCTGCCAACAACAATAATGGCGGCTCATCGGCCGATCAAAATATTGTCTCCTCCTCAACATGCCTGCCCGAATCTGTGCTCAGTTCGGACGGAAATGATGCCTGCCTTTCCGATGTGAAACTTTTTGCCGATAGTCAATTAGATAGTAAGCTTTATTCAGTGGCGGACAGTTGTGTGATGTCTGATCAGGGTCCCGATTCAGTGTCGGGTGTTTATGTTGATATGAGCTCTATCGATGATATCGCCGCCATCATTGGATCCGCCATAGCGGACACAACAGTTCCCAATCAACTAGACAACGACGATGGCAATGATACTAGAGACTCATGGATGGATATTGATGCGTGGATCGACGGCAATTGCATACAACAAGATGGCAAACTGATAGTATCACAACAAGACAGTTTAAGTGAGTTTGTTCTACCCCATTCACCAGTCAACACAAGTAATTCAACGTTACAAAGCCTCCTGACGCACGGCTACATGCCATTGCTGCAAAACCGTCTCCAAAACGGTCCACCTCTCGGTGCCATCAAAAGTGAAGCACCAAGTTCTACCTCATACTGCAACGAACTGACATCTTCAACGTCAACAAGTCCGCCTGGTTCAGTTGTTTCGACAACGGACAATATGCTCATCAATGGCAACAGTCGATATCTAAATTCAAATCCTCCCCAATACTCGTCCATTTCAATATCTAGCAACTCAAACGCCATGAAAGCAGACGGCATCTGCAGTCCTGACATTTTGGGCAATTACCCACACACAACAACCGTTACGCCCATTAGCACGCCCAAATCAAAACGTCAGCGTTCGCAAAAAAAGTCATCGTCTAACaatcatcaacatcaacaaaCATCATCGTCTAGCGGCAGTAACAGTAGCGGCAGTCAACAAATGCAACAGAACTCTATGTCACCGTCATCggtaaattttaatacaaatgaTCTGTCGGGTCTGTTAGGTAAAGAAAAGCCCGTTCATCGGTGTAATATATGTAATAGagggtttttaaataaaagcaatATCAAAGTACATTTGCGGACGCATACGGGTGAGAAACCGTTCCGCTGTGACGTTTGCGCAAAAGCGTTTCGACAAAAAGCTCATTTGCTCAAACATCAACAGATACATAAGAGAATTGGGCGTGATTGA